One Chromatiaceae bacterium genomic region harbors:
- a CDS encoding DUF853 domain-containing protein has protein sequence MTDPILIGKGLGPAYLLPAMANRHGLVAGATGTGKTVTLQRLAESFSRIGVPVFMADVKGDLAGIGQPGGGNAKVEARVAELGLGAGDFSTHACPVTLWDILGDQGHPVRTTLSEMGPLLLARLLGLNETQEGVLNIVFRLADDNGWLLLDVKDLRALLAYLADDPAAVGGDYGHVSKASVGAIQRKLLTLEEQGAGKLFGEPALDIADLMQTDEHGWGYINLLAADKLIHTPALYSTFLLWLLSELFEQLPEVGDVPKPRLVFFFDEAHLLFDSAPKVLLDKIEQVVRLIRSKGVGVYFVTQSPADVPDDVLGQLGNRVQHALRAFTPRDQKAVRVAAQTFRPNPAFDTEALITNLGVGEALVSTLDETGTPTIVERVKVAPPGSRIGPITPAERRALMAESLVKGVYDEPLDRESAYEILQGRAADSSREEEATRESTPAPAARRGSSRQGPLEAFATSALRSVGSQLGRQLVRGLLGSLMGGRR, from the coding sequence ATGACAGACCCCATCCTCATCGGCAAAGGCCTGGGCCCGGCCTATCTCTTGCCCGCCATGGCCAATCGGCACGGCCTGGTCGCCGGGGCCACGGGGACCGGCAAGACCGTGACCCTGCAGCGGCTGGCGGAGTCCTTCAGCCGCATTGGGGTCCCCGTCTTCATGGCCGACGTCAAGGGCGACCTGGCGGGCATTGGCCAGCCCGGCGGCGGTAACGCCAAGGTCGAGGCCCGGGTAGCGGAACTCGGGCTCGGGGCAGGGGACTTCTCGACCCACGCCTGCCCGGTCACCCTCTGGGACATCCTCGGCGACCAGGGGCATCCGGTGCGCACCACCCTCTCGGAAATGGGTCCCCTGCTGCTGGCGCGCCTCCTGGGCCTAAACGAGACCCAGGAAGGGGTGCTCAACATCGTTTTCCGGTTGGCGGACGACAACGGCTGGCTGCTGCTGGACGTCAAGGACCTGCGCGCCCTCCTGGCTTATCTGGCGGACGACCCCGCCGCGGTTGGCGGCGACTATGGCCACGTCTCCAAGGCCAGCGTCGGCGCCATCCAGCGCAAACTACTGACCCTGGAGGAACAGGGGGCCGGCAAGCTGTTCGGCGAGCCGGCCCTGGACATCGCCGACCTGATGCAGACCGACGAGCACGGCTGGGGCTACATCAACCTGCTGGCGGCGGACAAACTCATCCACACCCCGGCCCTCTACTCCACCTTCCTGCTGTGGCTGCTTTCCGAGCTGTTCGAGCAATTGCCCGAGGTGGGCGACGTCCCCAAGCCCCGCCTGGTCTTCTTTTTTGACGAGGCCCACCTGCTCTTCGACAGCGCCCCCAAGGTGCTGCTGGACAAGATCGAGCAGGTGGTGCGCCTCATCCGCTCCAAGGGCGTGGGCGTCTATTTCGTCACCCAAAGCCCGGCGGACGTGCCGGACGATGTCCTCGGCCAGTTGGGCAACCGGGTCCAGCACGCCCTGCGCGCCTTCACCCCCCGCGACCAGAAGGCGGTACGGGTAGCGGCCCAGACCTTCCGGCCCAACCCAGCCTTCGACACCGAGGCCCTCATTACCAACCTGGGGGTCGGCGAGGCCCTGGTCTCGACCCTGGACGAGACCGGCACCCCCACCATCGTCGAGCGCGTCAAGGTGGCCCCGCCCGGCAGCCGCATCGGCCCCATCACCCCCGCCGAGCGCCGCGCCCTCATGGCCGAATCCCTGGTGAAGGGGGTCTATGACGAGCCCCTGGACCGGGAATCCGCCTACGAGATCCTCCAGGGCCGGGCAGCGGACTCCAGCCGGGAGGAGGAGGCCACGCGGGAGTCCACCCCGGCCCCCGCCGCCCGCCGCGGCTCCAGCCGGCAAGGCCCCCTGGAGGCCTTCGCCACCAGCGCCCTGCGCTCCGTGGGCAGCCAGTTGGGCCGCCAACTGGTGCGCGGCCTGCTGGGCTCCCTGATGGGCGGCAGGCGATGA